The following coding sequences are from one Epinephelus moara isolate mb chromosome 7, YSFRI_EMoa_1.0, whole genome shotgun sequence window:
- the si:dkey-229b18.3 gene encoding uncharacterized protein si:dkey-229b18.3 isoform X2 encodes MASDCTHTNSHYTNTKSFCPSKPWLDGDRETAGEMEPAGNSKGRGLPARCSPNFEMIDGLLYRKKLERGFINYREVLDEDRRHEAVSTFHRRRLGQRHLSMEETYKCVAENYWWEGMYFQIRDFVLSCPECQSQRTKKTEELGGRGCVTKTIVSHSADMLSKLRSQREAGLFCDITLRTNGRSYSAHRAVLAAVSDHFQEIFTEMDSSMKADIDLTGFSEDSLLSLLDFSYSSTLCVRQEDLPEVIAMARHLGMWPAVEACSALIKEQEQRLHPGKGFSSACHERHHQQREGKRKRGLGFEDSMNDGFSLTLDASDESLQGSPRHNLRRTPKSQGHNGLPLSPSHRMKLMDFKSPSSKKASTPRDAMGTPQSQNYLRISPSNTRLLRSTPGAAKKVQRLLPMPESPRRNRKPHPITQLSRTSRSRVTKIGGCSPARVKQEVDEVGEDEQDYARAQEKYKLMNVLGLQRTALLPRPEDLIGWRQKKRLRKLKANNYSLTKRRKPRSTSPGLAFGAVTLALPLCNPVNSHLLSKSVKGKPVGPVSTEQMTAKRPKSVQRPVPPSDRSMRSKGVLPDMFQPASRPSFGGRELRRSVRNGDSAHLAAQQPLRRNTNKTLVRNTVRIKSEPSQYSISGFPLSSNNRCSHTPLKSPPPHRTQARNKVTVETVKTLRYNKSRPAAKAKLRQGSTREVEKTKCKPREEGRKVGVMDTRPRVKVNEPGGLQFAEHAPPPSIYNHPLYKVIKEEPADPVPVAHFSDPPSPDLGKRQSKPPIKLLDSGFLFSFCRPAGGPMAGLKKEEESVDICLTRSVSQVGEKFGAEDSPHRALRARGPPTLPVVKKERKERSVSQSKVKRPRPNSRNGTLHLAKSAGSKAKRTIPKQGKLPLSGRSCVMMDAVRRARLKQLRGPRSQVPNAPKAPHACVQCSASYKDCDALIMHRLRHIEGKHWPCPLCSKTFFRLRNVRSHIRTHDPKLYKCRSCIAAGS; translated from the exons ATGGCAAGCGACTGCACACACACCAATTCTCATTACACCAACACAAAGTCATTTTGTCCGTCCAAACCCTGGttggatggagacagagagacagctgGAGAGATGGAGCCAGCCGGGAACTCAAAAGGGCGTGGACTTCCCGCACGGTGTTCGCCCAACTTTGAGATGATAGACGGGCTTCTGTACCGCAAGAAGCTGGAAAGGGGCTTCATCAACTACAGGGAGGTGTTGGATGAGGACCGGAGGCATGAGGCCGTCTCTACCTTTCACCGGCGGCGGCTTGGCCAGCGCCACCTCTCCATGGAGGAGACCTACAAATGCGTGGCTGAAAACTACTGGTGGGAAG GGATGTACTTCCAGATCAGAGACTTCGTCCTGAGCTGTCCAGAGTGTCAAAGCCAGCGCACCAAGAAAACAGAG GAGCTGGGTGGCAGAGGATGTGTCACAAAGACGATAGTGTCACACAGCGCTGACATGCTGAGCAAGCTGAGGAGTCAGCGTGAGGCGGGGCTCTTCTGTGACATTACACTGCGGACGAACGGGCGATCGTACTCGGCCCACAGAGCTGTCCTGGCGGCCGTCAGCGATCACTTCCAAGAAATCTTCACAGAAATGGACTCGAGCATGAAGGCAGACATAGATCTCACTG gTTTTAGTGAGGACAGCCTACTGTCCCTGCTGGATTTCTCCTACTCCTCCACTCTGTGCGTCCGCCAAGAGGACCTACCTGAAGTCATCGCCATGGCCCGCCACCTGGGCATGTGGCCTGCAGTGGAAGCCTGCTCCGCTCTCATTAAAGAGCAGGAACAACGGCTCCATCCTGGCAAGGGCTTTTCCTCAGCATGTCACGAGCGGCACCACCAACAGAGGGAAGGCAAAAGGAAAAGAGGTTTGGGATTCGAGGACAGTATGAACGACGGTTTCAGCCTAACGCTGGATGCATCTGATGAGTCTTTACAGGGAAGTCCAAGGCACAATTTGCGCAGGACACCGAAATCCCAAGGCCATAATGGACTCCCTCTGAGCCCATCGCACAGGATGAAGCTCATGGACTTTAAATCTCCCTCTTCTAAGAAAGCTTCCACACCTCGAGACGCCATGGGCACCCCACAATCACAGAACTACTTGCGTATATCACCATCAAACACCCGTCTTCTCCGCTCCACTCCGGGGGCTGCCAAGAAGGTTCAGAGATTGCTACCCATGCCAGAGAGCCCTCGACGAAACAGAAAACCTCACCCTATCACCCAGCTCTCCCGCACCTCCAGATCAAGGGTTACAAAGATTGGTGGGTGTAGTCCTGCTAGGGTAAAGCAGGAAGTAGATGAGGTTGGAGAGGATGAACAGGATTATGCAAGAGCACAGGAGAAGTACAAGCTGATGAATGTTCTTGGATTACAAAGGACTGCCCTCCTCCCCAGACCAGAGGATCTGATTGGTTGGAGACAAAAGAAACgactgaggaagctgaaggccAACAACTATTCACTGACAAAGCGCCGAAAACCACGCTCCACCTCCCCAGGACTAGCATTTGGGGCTGTGACACTGGCACTTCCCCTCTGTAACCCCGTCAACAGTCACCTCCTCAGCAAGTCAGTAAAGGGCAAGCCTGTGGGCCCAGTCAGCACGGAGCAGATGACAGCAAAGAGGCCAAAGAGCGTACAGCGACCTGTTCCTCCAAGTGACAGGAGCATGCGGAGTAAAGGCGTGttaccagacatgttccagcctGCGTCCAGGCCTTCCTTCGGGGGGAGGGAACTCAGACGGTCAGTGAGGAATGGTGACAGCGCCCACCTTGCTGCCCAGCAGCCTTTGCGACGTAACACCAACAAAACTCTAGTGAGAAACACAGTCAGGATCAAGTCAGAACCAAGTCAATACTCTATCTCAGGTTTCCCTCTTTCATCAAACAATCGCTGCAGTCACACACCTCTCAAATCACCACCTCCGCACAGGACACAGGCCAGAAATAAGGTCACCGTAGagactgtaaaaacactgcGCTACAACAAAAGCCGACCAGCGGCGAAGGCCAAGCTCAGGCAGGGCTCTACGAGGGAGGTGGAGAAGACAAAGTGTAAGcccagagaggaggggaggaaagtAGGGGTCATGGACACTAGACCCAGAGTGAAGGTTAATGAACCTGGTGGGCTTCAGTTTGCAGAGCACGCACCTCCACCGTCCATCTACAACCACCCCCTGTACAAAGTCATCAAAGAGGAGCCAGCAGATCCCGTGCCAGTTGCACATTTCTCTGATCCTCCCTCCCCAGACCTGGGCAAGCGCCAGAGCAAGCCCCCCATCAAATTACTGGACTCAGGCTTTCTGTTCAGCTTCTGTCGACCAGCAGGAGGGCCGATGGCGGGActgaagaaagaggaggagagcgtTGATATATGCTTAACTCGTTCTGTGTCACAAGTTGGGGAGAAATTTGGAGCGGAGGACTCCCCCCACAGGGCACTGAGAGCCAGAGGGCCACCCACCCTGCCTGTGgtgaagaaggagaggaaggagaggagcgTGAGCCAAAGCAAGGTTAAGAGACCCAGGCCAAACTCCCGAAACGGCACCCTTCACCTGGCCAAATCTGCTGGGTCAAAAGCCAAACGGACCATACCAAAG CAAGGTAAACTCCCTCTAAGCGGCAGGAGCTGTGTTATGATGGACGCCGTACGTCGGGCAAGGCTAAAGCAGCTCCGAGGACCTCGTAGTCAAGTCCCCAATGCCCCAAAAGCCCCCCATGCCTGTGTACAGTGCTCAGCCTCCTACAAGGACTGCGACGCTCTAATCATGCATCGCCTCAGGCACATCGAGGGCAAGCACTGGCCATGTCCG CTCTGCAGTAAGACGTTCTTTCGACTGAGGAATGTACGGAGCCACATCCGCACCCATGACCCCAAGTTGTACAAATGCCGGAGCTGCATCGCTGCCGGTTCCTGA
- the chaf1b gene encoding chromatin assembly factor 1 subunit B, whose protein sequence is MKVVTCEIAWHNKEPIYSLDFQHSSDGRIHRLATAGVDTTVRLWRVDTGPDGKAVVEFLSNLARHTKAVNVVRFSPSGELLASGGDDAAILLWKLNDSKEPEQAPVFQEDEDAQLNKESWSVVKTLRGHIEDVYDICWTRDGNFMVSGSVDNTAIMWDINKGQKLCILNDHKSYVQGVTWDPLGQYVATLSCDRVMRVYSTHTKKKASCISKMSSGPLAEGEVKQYRMFHDDSMRSFFRRLSFTPDGSFLLAPAGCVEIGENIINTTYIFSRKGLKRPIAHLPCPTKATLAVRCCPVYFELRTKKEEDGSTQVLPNVFQLPYRMVFAVASEDSIFLYDTQQTLPFGLVSNIHYHTLSDLTWSRDGSFLAVSSTDGYCSFLSFSPGELGTPLKEPPTLEIFAPSSGVEKKGKKSSAAKTSPVTQPPSSAPTPTSQTSQTKDTPSVTPPEEKKSTPNAKPKPQPRRITLNTLEGWGKPSSPKTTAPQTPTSASTSAPSTPQPRITPLTPTNSSKTQSRVAPLTPSTPKNLDSPNKASSTTPKGTATPKGPTPRRVSLTPVAPRSPAVGSLFRTPSSTEKAKHERPSPPTDPVCQPPESKRPKTSEPKSKTGAKQS, encoded by the exons ATGAAGGTGGTAACGTGTGAGATTGCGTGGCACAACAAGGAGCCCATCTACAGTCTGGACTTTCAGCACAGCTCAGATGGACGCATTCATCGGCTGGCAACAGCTGGAGTGGACACCACAGTCAGA CTGTGGCGGGTAGACACGGGCCCAGACGGGAAGGCGGTGGTGGAGTTTCTGTCTAATCTGGCCAGACATACCAAGGCTGTGAACGTAGTGCGCTTCAGCCCCAGTGGAGAGCTGCTTGCTTCAGGAGGAGATG ATGCAGCGATTCTGCTGTGGAAGCTCAATGACTCTAAGGAGCCGGAGCAGGCGCCTGTGTTCCAGGAGGATGAAGATGCACAGCTAAACAAAGAGAGCTGGTCTGTGGTCAAGACATTAAG AGGACACATAGAGGACGTGTATGACATCTGCTGGACACGGGATGGAAACTTCATGGTGTCTGGGTCCGTCGACAACACAGCTATTATGTGGGACATCAACAAAG GACAGAAGCTGTGTATCTTGAATGACCACAAGAGCTACGTGCAGGGCGTGACCTGGGATCCTCTGGGGCAATATGTGGCCACTCTCAGCTGTGACAG AGTGATGCGTGTGTATAGCACTCACACCAAGAAGAAAGCCTCCTGTATCAGTAAAATGAGCTCTGGGCCACTTGCAGAGGGAGAG GTCAAGCAGTACAGAATGTTCCACGATGACAGCATGAGGTCGTTTTTCCGACGTCTTTCCTTCACACCGGATGGGTCTTTCCTGCTCGCCCCAG CTGGATGTGTGGAGATCGGAGAGAACATCATAAACACCACCTACATTTTCTCCAGGAAGGGCCTCAAGAG gccCATCGCCCACCTACCGTGTCCGACTAAAGCGACACTGGCTGTGCGCTGCTGCCCCGTCTACTTTGAACTGAGGACTAAGAAGGAAGAAG ATGGTTCTACTCAGGTTCTTCCCAACGTATTCCAGTTGCCGTACCGCATGGTGTTTGCTGTAGCATCTGAGGACTCCATCTTCTTGTACGACACACAGCAGACCCTTCCTTTCGGCCTGGTGTCCAACATCCACTACCACACACTCAGCGATCTTACATG GTCTCGTGACGGTTCCTTCCTGGCTGTGTCCTCCACAGACGGCTACTGCTCCTTCCTGTCCTTCTCTCCCGGGGAGCTGGGCACTCCGCTGAAGGAGCCCCCCACCCTGGAGATCTTTGCTCCAAGCAGTGGCGTTGAGAAAAAGGGCAAGAAGTCGTCAGCGGCCAAAACCTCCCCTGTGACCCAGCCACCAAGCTCAGCCCCGACTCCCACATCCCAAACCAGCCAGACGAAAGACACCCCCTCTGTCACTCCcccagaggagaagaagagcacGCCGAATGCCAAGCCTAAACCTCAGCCCCGTAGGATCACCCTCAACACCCTGGAGGGATGGGGGAAGCCCTCTTCCCCTAAAACCACAGCACCTCAGACCCCAACATCTGCAAGCACAAGCGCACCTTCTACTCCGCAACCTCGCATCACCCCTCTCACCCCAACCAACTCCTCCAAAACCCAGTCACGTGTCGCCCCCCTCACGCCCTCCACCCCTAAAAACCTCGACAGTCCTAATAAGGCGTCTTCCACTACTCCTAAGGGCACAGCCACCCCAAAGGGGCCCACCCCAAG GAGAGTATCTCTGACTCCCGTTGCACCCCGATCTCCAGCTGTCGGTTCACTCTTCCGCACTCCCTCGTCCACTGAGAAGGCCAAACATG AGCGTCCGTCTCCTCCCACTGATCCAGTGTGCCAGCCTCCAGAGTCCAAAAGGCCCAAGACCAGTGAGCCCAAGTCGAAGACCGGTGCCAAACAGTCTTAG
- the si:dkey-229b18.3 gene encoding uncharacterized protein si:dkey-229b18.3 isoform X1 — MASDCTHTNSHYTNTKSFCPSKPWLDGDRETAGEMEPAGNSKGRGLPARCSPNFEMIDGLLYRKKLERGFINYREVLDEDRRHEAVSTFHRRRLGQRHLSMEETYKCVAENYWWEGMYFQIRDFVLSCPECQSQRTKKTEELGGRGCVTKTIVSHSADMLSKLRSQREAGLFCDITLRTNGRSYSAHRAVLAAVSDHFQEIFTEMDSSMKADIDLTGFSEDSLLSLLDFSYSSTLCVRQEDLPEVIAMARHLGMWPAVEACSALIKEQEQRLHPGKGFSSACHERHHQQREGKRKRGLGFEDSMNDGFSLTLDASDESLQGSPRHNLRRTPKSQGHNGLPLSPSHRMKLMDFKSPSSKKASTPRDAMGTPQSQNYLRISPSNTRLLRSTPGAAKKVQRLLPMPESPRRNRKPHPITQLSRTSRSRVTKIGGCSPARVKQEVDEVGEDEQDYARAQEKYKLMNVLGLQRTALLPRPEDLIGWRQKKRLRKLKANNYSLTKRRKPRSTSPGLAFGAVTLALPLCNPVNSHLLSKSVKGKPVGPVSTEQMTAKRPKSVQRPVPPSDRSMRSKGVLPDMFQPASRPSFGGRELRRSVRNGDSAHLAAQQPLRRNTNKTLVRNTVRIKSEPSQYSISGFPLSSNNRCSHTPLKSPPPHRTQARNKVTVETVKTLRYNKSRPAAKAKLRQGSTREVEKTKCKPREEGRKVGVMDTRPRVKVNEPGGLQFAEHAPPPSIYNHPLYKVIKEEPADPVPVAHFSDPPSPDLGKRQSKPPIKLLDSGFLFSFCRPAGGPMAGLKKEEESVDICLTRSVSQVGEKFGAEDSPHRALRARGPPTLPVVKKERKERSVSQSKVKRPRPNSRNGTLHLAKSAGSKAKRTIPKQQGKLPLSGRSCVMMDAVRRARLKQLRGPRSQVPNAPKAPHACVQCSASYKDCDALIMHRLRHIEGKHWPCPLCSKTFFRLRNVRSHIRTHDPKLYKCRSCIAAGS, encoded by the exons ATGGCAAGCGACTGCACACACACCAATTCTCATTACACCAACACAAAGTCATTTTGTCCGTCCAAACCCTGGttggatggagacagagagacagctgGAGAGATGGAGCCAGCCGGGAACTCAAAAGGGCGTGGACTTCCCGCACGGTGTTCGCCCAACTTTGAGATGATAGACGGGCTTCTGTACCGCAAGAAGCTGGAAAGGGGCTTCATCAACTACAGGGAGGTGTTGGATGAGGACCGGAGGCATGAGGCCGTCTCTACCTTTCACCGGCGGCGGCTTGGCCAGCGCCACCTCTCCATGGAGGAGACCTACAAATGCGTGGCTGAAAACTACTGGTGGGAAG GGATGTACTTCCAGATCAGAGACTTCGTCCTGAGCTGTCCAGAGTGTCAAAGCCAGCGCACCAAGAAAACAGAG GAGCTGGGTGGCAGAGGATGTGTCACAAAGACGATAGTGTCACACAGCGCTGACATGCTGAGCAAGCTGAGGAGTCAGCGTGAGGCGGGGCTCTTCTGTGACATTACACTGCGGACGAACGGGCGATCGTACTCGGCCCACAGAGCTGTCCTGGCGGCCGTCAGCGATCACTTCCAAGAAATCTTCACAGAAATGGACTCGAGCATGAAGGCAGACATAGATCTCACTG gTTTTAGTGAGGACAGCCTACTGTCCCTGCTGGATTTCTCCTACTCCTCCACTCTGTGCGTCCGCCAAGAGGACCTACCTGAAGTCATCGCCATGGCCCGCCACCTGGGCATGTGGCCTGCAGTGGAAGCCTGCTCCGCTCTCATTAAAGAGCAGGAACAACGGCTCCATCCTGGCAAGGGCTTTTCCTCAGCATGTCACGAGCGGCACCACCAACAGAGGGAAGGCAAAAGGAAAAGAGGTTTGGGATTCGAGGACAGTATGAACGACGGTTTCAGCCTAACGCTGGATGCATCTGATGAGTCTTTACAGGGAAGTCCAAGGCACAATTTGCGCAGGACACCGAAATCCCAAGGCCATAATGGACTCCCTCTGAGCCCATCGCACAGGATGAAGCTCATGGACTTTAAATCTCCCTCTTCTAAGAAAGCTTCCACACCTCGAGACGCCATGGGCACCCCACAATCACAGAACTACTTGCGTATATCACCATCAAACACCCGTCTTCTCCGCTCCACTCCGGGGGCTGCCAAGAAGGTTCAGAGATTGCTACCCATGCCAGAGAGCCCTCGACGAAACAGAAAACCTCACCCTATCACCCAGCTCTCCCGCACCTCCAGATCAAGGGTTACAAAGATTGGTGGGTGTAGTCCTGCTAGGGTAAAGCAGGAAGTAGATGAGGTTGGAGAGGATGAACAGGATTATGCAAGAGCACAGGAGAAGTACAAGCTGATGAATGTTCTTGGATTACAAAGGACTGCCCTCCTCCCCAGACCAGAGGATCTGATTGGTTGGAGACAAAAGAAACgactgaggaagctgaaggccAACAACTATTCACTGACAAAGCGCCGAAAACCACGCTCCACCTCCCCAGGACTAGCATTTGGGGCTGTGACACTGGCACTTCCCCTCTGTAACCCCGTCAACAGTCACCTCCTCAGCAAGTCAGTAAAGGGCAAGCCTGTGGGCCCAGTCAGCACGGAGCAGATGACAGCAAAGAGGCCAAAGAGCGTACAGCGACCTGTTCCTCCAAGTGACAGGAGCATGCGGAGTAAAGGCGTGttaccagacatgttccagcctGCGTCCAGGCCTTCCTTCGGGGGGAGGGAACTCAGACGGTCAGTGAGGAATGGTGACAGCGCCCACCTTGCTGCCCAGCAGCCTTTGCGACGTAACACCAACAAAACTCTAGTGAGAAACACAGTCAGGATCAAGTCAGAACCAAGTCAATACTCTATCTCAGGTTTCCCTCTTTCATCAAACAATCGCTGCAGTCACACACCTCTCAAATCACCACCTCCGCACAGGACACAGGCCAGAAATAAGGTCACCGTAGagactgtaaaaacactgcGCTACAACAAAAGCCGACCAGCGGCGAAGGCCAAGCTCAGGCAGGGCTCTACGAGGGAGGTGGAGAAGACAAAGTGTAAGcccagagaggaggggaggaaagtAGGGGTCATGGACACTAGACCCAGAGTGAAGGTTAATGAACCTGGTGGGCTTCAGTTTGCAGAGCACGCACCTCCACCGTCCATCTACAACCACCCCCTGTACAAAGTCATCAAAGAGGAGCCAGCAGATCCCGTGCCAGTTGCACATTTCTCTGATCCTCCCTCCCCAGACCTGGGCAAGCGCCAGAGCAAGCCCCCCATCAAATTACTGGACTCAGGCTTTCTGTTCAGCTTCTGTCGACCAGCAGGAGGGCCGATGGCGGGActgaagaaagaggaggagagcgtTGATATATGCTTAACTCGTTCTGTGTCACAAGTTGGGGAGAAATTTGGAGCGGAGGACTCCCCCCACAGGGCACTGAGAGCCAGAGGGCCACCCACCCTGCCTGTGgtgaagaaggagaggaaggagaggagcgTGAGCCAAAGCAAGGTTAAGAGACCCAGGCCAAACTCCCGAAACGGCACCCTTCACCTGGCCAAATCTGCTGGGTCAAAAGCCAAACGGACCATACCAAAG CAGCAAGGTAAACTCCCTCTAAGCGGCAGGAGCTGTGTTATGATGGACGCCGTACGTCGGGCAAGGCTAAAGCAGCTCCGAGGACCTCGTAGTCAAGTCCCCAATGCCCCAAAAGCCCCCCATGCCTGTGTACAGTGCTCAGCCTCCTACAAGGACTGCGACGCTCTAATCATGCATCGCCTCAGGCACATCGAGGGCAAGCACTGGCCATGTCCG CTCTGCAGTAAGACGTTCTTTCGACTGAGGAATGTACGGAGCCACATCCGCACCCATGACCCCAAGTTGTACAAATGCCGGAGCTGCATCGCTGCCGGTTCCTGA